The following proteins come from a genomic window of Oncorhynchus gorbuscha isolate QuinsamMale2020 ecotype Even-year unplaced genomic scaffold, OgorEven_v1.0 Un_scaffold_646, whole genome shotgun sequence:
- the LOC124019650 gene encoding coiled-coil domain-containing protein 14-like, whose protein sequence is MPLALGSKGCSPEGTARQVMTVQYLLGELKALLAGQDSVAERLMCELEQTVSLLPVMVGSSNIQAEIALVLQPLRSENALLRRRLRIVNQQLQERERAEREARDVHCDTDVSALQSELHDAHTSLQELQRGNTELRQALVDTQSQLQQSEAECSRINKGNR, encoded by the exons ATGCCGCTGGCGCTGGGCTCTAAGGGCTGTAGTCCAGAGGGAACCGCTCGGCAGGTGATGACTGTTCAGTACCTCCTTGGAGAGTTGAAGGCTCTGCTCGCTGGCCaag ACAGTGTAGCAGAGCGTCTGATGTGTGAGCTGGAGCAGACAGTGTCTCTACTTCCTGTCATGGTGGGCAGTTCTAACATCCAGGCTGAGATTGCTCTGGTCCTGCAACCTCTACGCAGTGAGAACGCACTGCTACGCAG GCGTCTGAGGATAGTGAACCAACAGttgcaggagagagagcgagcagagagggAGGCCAGAGATGTCCACTGTGACACTGACG tGTCGGCTCTGCAGTCGGAGCTCCACGATGCTCACACAAGCCTGCAAGAGCTGCAGCGTGGCAACACTGAGCTACGGCAAGCCCTGGTGGACACACAGAGCCAGCTGCAGCAGAGTGAGGCGGAGTGCAGTCGTATCAATAAAGGTAATAGATGA